One window from the genome of Engraulis encrasicolus isolate BLACKSEA-1 chromosome 16, IST_EnEncr_1.0, whole genome shotgun sequence encodes:
- the cfap97 gene encoding cilia- and flagella-associated protein 97 isoform X2 — MYSPKEQEEEPDHSFFDSDPEDEPSQDCDSKIQDHQDSLGNGVVSHGHRSPAELSDSNSIKQNHGGQNRMDDTPQVEGASIDLKEIKKAVSEVKDGSAENKRRGSPDLDSNDQTEKGECTVAESHENSESSEPLGANLVSRVSDEMQVNDASEGNKIKITNLDFNNGVKSQTNLKSNVDEEDDSSINLEDSSRERSLSRLSGSIGGEYPMESPFPCGQEGNLSETEVSESEDTVTDVTPLSTPDMSPAQSFDLPSFGLEAKQPTTKEGASPPPETAASCPNKEAKQHNVNITLSPRDNYHHEGHCRVRSAREQRSVGTGSAQSDAPSSQQRRNYTFRDDEVRRIDRENQRLLRELSRPSSRPRSANTNTNAAYSMSSSTSRLIPQTQRLYHSATNRQRDQKRIERENLVRRSRGCASFPPLP; from the exons ATGTACAGtccaaaagaacaagaggagGAACCGGACCACTCCTTCTTTGACAGTGACCCTGAAGATGAACCAAGTCAAGACTGTGACAGCAAAATACAAGATCACCAAGACAGTTTGGGCAATGGTGTGGTTTCTCATGGTCATAGGTCCCCGGCTGAGCTCTCGGACTCAAATAGCATAAAACAGAATCATGGAGGGCAAAATCGGATGGATGATACTCCTCAGGTGGAGGGTGCATCTATTGACCTGAAGGAGATCAAAAAGGCTGTATCAGAAGTAAAGGATGGCAGTGCAGAGAACAAGAGAAGGGGTTCACCTGACCTAGACAGCAACGACCAAACTGAGAAGGGGGAATGTACAGTAGCTGAGAGCCATGAGAATAGTGAAAGTAGTGAACCGTTGGGGGCTAATTTAGTGTCAAGAGTATCAGATGAGATGCAGGTGAATGATGCCAGTGAGGGAAACAAGATCAAAATAACTAATTTAGACTTTAACAATGGTGTAAAGTCTCAAACTAATTTGAAGTCTAACGTAGATGAGGAAGATGATTCCAGCATTAATTTGGAGGACAGTAGCCGTGAGCGGAGTCTGAGTAGATTATCTGGGAGCATTGGTGGTGAATACCCCATGGAGTCTCCATTTCCCTGTGGCCAGGAAGGCAACTTATCGGAAACAGAGGTCTCCGAGTCTGAGGACACCGTGACTGATGTCACGCCGCTCTCCACCCCTGACATGAGCCCTGCCCAGTCTTTTGACTTGCCTAGTTTTGGTTTGGAAGCCAAACAGCCAACCACAAAAGAGGGAGCATCACCACCACCTGAGACAGCAGCATCATGCCCTAATAAGGAGGCAAAGCAACACAATGTCAACATTACTCTCTCACCAAGGGACAATTACCATCATGAAG GCCACTGTCGGGTGAGGTCAGCCCGTGAGCAAAGGTCTGTTGGCACAGGCAGTGCACAGAGTGATGCACCCAGCAGCCAACAGCGGCGCAACTACACCTTCCGGGATGATGAGGTGCGCCGCATCGATCGTGAGAATCAGCGACTGTTGCGGGAGCTATCGCGGCCTTCCTCTCGTCCACGGTCTGCAAACACCAATACCAACGCGGCCTATTCCATGTCCAGCAGCACCTCGCGCCTCATACCTCAAACCCAGCGCCTGTATCACAGTGCTACCAACAGACAGCGCGATCAGAAACGCATCGAAAGAGAGAATCTG